In Desulfosalsimonas propionicica, the following are encoded in one genomic region:
- a CDS encoding glutaredoxin family protein: MEPPITLYALQHCAHCKRAKQYLENRNLRFKTVSVDMLSGAERNDTLRHLRRINPGASFPTLVIGDTVVIGFQKEKIEEALTRQGG; the protein is encoded by the coding sequence ATGGAACCGCCAATCACCCTCTACGCACTTCAGCACTGTGCGCACTGCAAAAGGGCAAAGCAGTACCTCGAAAACCGGAATCTGCGCTTTAAAACCGTTTCCGTGGACATGCTTTCGGGCGCGGAGCGAAACGATACCCTGCGGCATTTGCGCCGCATCAATCCCGGGGCCTCGTTTCCGACCCTGGTGATCGGTGATACAGTGGTGATTGGATTTCAAAAGGAGAAAATCGAAGAGGCCCTGACGCGGCAAGGCGGCTGA
- a CDS encoding iron-containing alcohol dehydrogenase, producing the protein MTVQEQVYGFYIPTVTLMGIGSYKEIGNQVNTLGGKKPFICTDKGIVAAGIAQQVADVIKSDCGVDAVIYDNTHANPTDNNVHEGLKVFQDKKCDLIISLGGGSAHDCGKGIGIVASNGGNIGDYEGVDQSTKPMPPFIAVNTTAGTASEMTRFCIITDTSRKVKMAIVDWRVTPNVAIDDPLLMVGMPPALTAATGMDALTHAVEAYVSTAATPVTDACALKGIELVSQYLRAAVANGEDMEARDRMCYAQYLAGMAFNNASLGHVHAMAHQLGGFYDLPHGVCNAILLPHVSRFNLIAKMSRFADIAVAMGENIDGLSIRDAADVAIEAIQTLSTDIGIPSGLAALGVKEKDLQIMAENAQKDACGLTNPRCPNLEEVIGIYKNAL; encoded by the coding sequence ATGACCGTACAAGAACAAGTCTATGGATTCTACATTCCCACCGTCACCCTCATGGGTATCGGGTCCTACAAGGAAATCGGCAACCAGGTCAACACCCTTGGCGGGAAAAAACCCTTTATTTGCACGGACAAAGGCATTGTGGCCGCAGGCATTGCACAGCAGGTGGCAGATGTGATCAAAAGCGACTGCGGTGTGGATGCCGTAATCTATGACAACACCCACGCCAACCCCACGGATAACAACGTTCATGAAGGCCTGAAAGTGTTTCAGGACAAAAAGTGCGACCTGATCATCTCCCTTGGCGGGGGCAGTGCCCATGACTGCGGCAAGGGCATCGGAATCGTGGCCTCAAACGGCGGCAATATCGGAGATTACGAGGGAGTGGACCAATCCACAAAACCCATGCCGCCGTTTATCGCGGTAAACACCACCGCAGGTACCGCCAGCGAAATGACCCGGTTTTGCATCATTACTGACACCAGCCGCAAGGTAAAAATGGCCATTGTGGACTGGCGGGTCACCCCAAACGTTGCCATAGACGACCCCCTGCTCATGGTGGGCATGCCCCCGGCCCTGACCGCGGCCACCGGAATGGATGCCCTGACCCATGCAGTGGAGGCCTACGTGTCCACCGCCGCCACCCCGGTCACGGACGCCTGTGCGTTAAAGGGCATCGAACTTGTATCCCAGTACCTCAGGGCGGCGGTGGCCAACGGAGAGGACATGGAAGCCCGGGACCGGATGTGCTATGCCCAGTACCTTGCGGGCATGGCCTTTAACAACGCCAGCCTTGGCCACGTGCATGCCATGGCCCATCAACTCGGCGGATTTTACGATCTACCCCACGGCGTCTGCAACGCGATTTTGCTTCCCCATGTGAGCCGGTTTAACCTGATTGCAAAAATGAGCCGGTTTGCCGACATTGCCGTTGCCATGGGCGAAAACATTGACGGGCTTTCGATAAGGGATGCCGCTGATGTAGCCATCGAAGCCATCCAAACCCTTTCGACGGACATCGGCATTCCATCAGGCCTTGCCGCCCTGGGTGTGAAGGAAAAAGACCTGCAGATTATGGCGGAAAACGCTCAGAAAGACGCCTGCGGCCTTACCAACCCCAGATGCCCAAACCTTGAAGAGGTCATTGGCATTTACAAAAACGCCTTGTAA
- a CDS encoding iron-containing alcohol dehydrogenase produces the protein MDVRKFAVPEILFGAGSLEYAGLCARRFGAEKVFLVSDTGLEQAGWVAQVLEILRGQGLDWHYFNDITSNPRDFQIVEGARSYLEAGCDVVMAIGGGSPMDAAKGIAMLASSGGRVQDYEGANRIQRPLPPMVFMPSNAGSGADISQFAIITDVERQVKMSIISRTLVPNISVIDPRVLTTKPVDLIVSSAIDALSHAIESYVSNLASTLTEIHSLKAIDLIMTWLPCAIEQPNLDNLEKLGTASTLAAMAFSNTSLGMDHALAHSLGGKLDIAHGLIHPVLLPPVMRFNMAACPAKMVDIGQIVLGHRLETHEATALAGIEKLEAFFAGLDVSTRLGQIIGDKQSLEKLCRMAARDVCLLTNPRDATVADMLNICKEAW, from the coding sequence ATGGATGTTCGCAAATTTGCCGTTCCGGAAATTTTATTTGGCGCCGGCAGCCTGGAATATGCCGGACTGTGCGCCAGGCGTTTCGGGGCGGAAAAGGTGTTCCTGGTCAGTGACACGGGCCTGGAACAGGCCGGGTGGGTGGCGCAGGTTCTTGAAATCCTGAGAGGTCAGGGCCTTGACTGGCATTACTTCAACGACATCACCTCCAACCCCCGGGATTTCCAGATTGTCGAAGGCGCCCGGAGCTATCTTGAAGCCGGATGCGACGTGGTCATGGCCATCGGCGGGGGAAGCCCCATGGATGCGGCCAAGGGAATTGCCATGCTGGCCTCCAGCGGCGGCCGGGTCCAGGATTATGAAGGGGCCAACCGGATTCAGCGGCCGCTTCCACCCATGGTGTTTATGCCCTCAAACGCCGGAAGCGGAGCGGATATCTCCCAGTTTGCCATTATCACCGACGTTGAGCGGCAGGTCAAAATGTCGATTATCAGCCGCACCCTTGTGCCCAATATTTCGGTTATCGATCCGCGGGTGCTGACCACCAAGCCCGTTGATCTGATTGTATCATCGGCCATTGACGCCCTGTCCCATGCCATAGAATCTTATGTGTCCAATCTTGCCTCTACCCTGACCGAGATCCATTCCCTCAAGGCCATTGATCTGATCATGACCTGGCTGCCATGCGCCATTGAACAACCAAACCTGGACAACCTGGAAAAACTCGGCACTGCCAGCACTCTTGCGGCGATGGCGTTTAGCAACACCAGCCTGGGAATGGATCATGCGCTGGCCCATTCCCTGGGCGGCAAACTCGATATCGCCCACGGATTGATCCATCCGGTGCTGCTGCCGCCGGTCATGCGGTTTAACATGGCTGCATGCCCCGCCAAGATGGTCGATATCGGTCAAATTGTGCTTGGCCACCGGCTGGAGACCCATGAGGCCACCGCCCTTGCAGGGATTGAAAAACTCGAGGCTTTTTTTGCCGGGTTAGACGTGTCCACGCGCCTTGGCCAGATTATTGGTGACAAACAATCCCTTGAAAAGCTCTGCCGGATGGCGGCCAGGGATGTCTGCCTGCTGACAAATCCCAGGGATGCTACAGTGGCGGATATGCTCAATATTTGCAAGGAGGCCTGGTAA
- a CDS encoding two-component system sensor histidine kinase NtrB, giving the protein MPNKPGLEDIVGIGHSKLGFFKELQHKIEELNRSNMELTRQRKHVQAIVDGIADIVAVISTDYRIRSVNHSYYDIYSGDDPAGRHCYAVFRARKRPCAQCALKDALEANAVRRQSAIVSVNGENRHFEITASPFGQTDGLPGEIIVVKRDVTREKELRAKYYHAEKMATIGLLAAGVAHEINNPLTAIQGFTDGLRRRMEKLAPYIREETVKEDFNEYLGIIRDECRRCSDIVRSLLTFSPRSSAEFSPVALNRVIDNVLRIIQNRLKQQPGLKIDLALDENLPQVSGLPEELTQVVLNLVLNAMDAIADRGTITVRTVFTPETHRVSVEVADTGCGIAPEKRSKLFEPFYTTKPVGKGTGIGLSTCYHIIGAHAGEIAVESTPGTGSVFRVNLPASKQSAQES; this is encoded by the coding sequence ATGCCAAACAAGCCCGGCCTGGAAGACATTGTCGGTATCGGCCATTCAAAACTGGGGTTCTTCAAGGAGCTGCAGCACAAGATCGAGGAGCTGAACCGCTCTAACATGGAATTAACGCGCCAGCGCAAACATGTCCAGGCCATCGTTGACGGAATTGCAGACATTGTGGCCGTGATTTCAACGGATTACCGGATCCGCTCAGTCAACCACAGCTATTATGATATTTACTCCGGTGATGATCCTGCCGGCCGGCATTGTTATGCGGTTTTTCGGGCCCGGAAACGGCCTTGCGCGCAATGCGCCTTAAAAGACGCTCTTGAAGCCAACGCGGTGCGCCGGCAAAGCGCCATTGTTTCAGTCAACGGTGAAAATCGTCATTTTGAGATTACTGCATCGCCATTTGGGCAGACCGACGGGCTGCCCGGTGAGATCATCGTTGTCAAGCGCGATGTGACCCGTGAAAAGGAACTGCGGGCCAAGTATTACCATGCCGAAAAGATGGCCACCATCGGCCTGCTCGCCGCGGGCGTGGCCCATGAGATCAACAATCCGCTAACCGCCATCCAGGGATTTACCGACGGACTGCGGCGGCGTATGGAAAAACTGGCTCCATATATCCGGGAAGAAACGGTTAAAGAGGATTTCAACGAATATCTGGGCATCATTCGCGATGAATGCAGGCGTTGCAGCGACATTGTCCGGAGCCTGCTGACCTTCAGCCCCAGAAGCAGTGCAGAGTTCAGCCCGGTCGCTCTCAATCGGGTTATTGACAATGTGCTGCGAATCATCCAGAACCGGTTAAAGCAGCAGCCCGGCCTGAAAATCGACCTGGCGTTAGACGAAAATCTCCCGCAGGTAAGCGGCCTGCCCGAAGAACTCACCCAGGTGGTTCTCAATTTGGTGTTAAATGCCATGGACGCCATTGCTGACCGGGGAACCATTACCGTCAGAACCGTTTTTACCCCGGAAACCCATCGGGTCAGCGTGGAAGTGGCGGATACCGGCTGCGGCATTGCCCCGGAGAAACGATCCAAGCTTTTTGAGCCCTTTTATACAACCAAGCCAGTGGGAAAGGGCACCGGCATCGGACTGTCCACCTGTTACCACATCATCGGGGCCCATGCCGGGGAAATTGCCGTTGAAAGCACGCCCGGCACCGGCTCTGTATTCCGGGTAAATCTGCCGGCATCAAAACAAAGCGCGCAGGAATCATGA
- a CDS encoding sigma-54-dependent transcriptional regulator encodes MNFDDTIKLLIVDDEASIRRLIEKEIGSERRIVTGVETLAAARTVMEKQQFDVVILDIRLPDGNGMDVLVELQETAPEIQVIVITGHGDVDNAVQAMKTGAYDYITKPFDLQRLEMIVEKASQRCRLHRENRMLRQASMENPPTRIIGSSPALDRVRYLIGKVAPTETPVLLTGESGTGKTMIARLIHELSARKDRPLITKNCGTLQKDLMRSELFGHRKGAFTGASEANEGLLAFAGNGTLFLDEIGELSLEVQSGLLRVIENKTYRGIGEKQERHVNIRFIFATSRDLHKEVRTGNFSEALYHRLNVFAVHLPPLREHKEDIPLLVETFLTRAGGEGRRVRISDRAMQCLMAYDWPGNVREINNVLERSMILAEGDLITEAALPLELVHKAPAAKGSDSFQSLEQIERQHILTVLNYTNGCRTRAAEILGIGRKTLYRKLQSKQ; translated from the coding sequence ATGAATTTTGATGATACCATAAAACTTCTGATTGTGGATGACGAGGCCTCCATTAGAAGGCTCATTGAAAAGGAGATAGGCTCTGAAAGGCGCATTGTCACTGGTGTTGAAACCTTGGCCGCGGCAAGGACCGTCATGGAAAAGCAGCAGTTTGACGTGGTGATCCTCGACATCCGGCTTCCGGACGGCAACGGCATGGACGTGCTTGTTGAACTCCAGGAAACCGCCCCGGAAATCCAGGTCATTGTCATCACCGGCCACGGAGACGTGGACAATGCGGTCCAGGCCATGAAGACCGGGGCATATGATTATATCACCAAGCCATTTGATCTGCAGCGCCTGGAAATGATTGTGGAAAAGGCATCCCAGCGCTGCCGGCTCCACCGGGAAAACCGGATGCTGCGGCAGGCCAGCATGGAAAATCCCCCCACAAGAATCATCGGGTCCTCGCCGGCCCTCGACCGTGTGCGTTACCTGATCGGTAAAGTTGCGCCCACCGAGACGCCGGTTTTGCTCACTGGTGAAAGCGGCACGGGAAAAACCATGATCGCCCGGCTGATCCACGAGTTAAGTGCGCGTAAGGACCGGCCCCTGATCACCAAAAACTGCGGCACCCTGCAGAAGGATCTGATGCGAAGCGAGCTGTTCGGCCATCGCAAAGGCGCCTTCACCGGAGCCTCCGAGGCAAACGAGGGGCTGCTGGCTTTTGCCGGCAACGGCACGCTTTTTTTAGACGAAATCGGCGAGCTTTCCCTGGAGGTTCAAAGCGGGCTTCTGCGGGTGATCGAAAACAAGACCTATCGCGGGATTGGGGAAAAACAGGAGCGGCACGTCAATATCCGGTTTATTTTTGCCACCAGCCGGGATCTGCACAAAGAAGTGAGAACCGGGAATTTTTCCGAGGCCCTGTACCACCGGTTAAACGTATTTGCTGTTCATCTGCCCCCGTTGCGCGAACACAAGGAGGATATCCCGCTGCTGGTGGAAACCTTTCTTACCCGGGCCGGGGGTGAGGGGCGGCGGGTGCGCATCAGCGATCGGGCCATGCAGTGCCTCATGGCATACGACTGGCCGGGAAACGTTCGCGAAATCAACAACGTGCTGGAGCGAAGCATGATTCTGGCAGAAGGCGATTTGATCACCGAGGCGGCTTTGCCCCTGGAACTGGTGCACAAAGCGCCTGCGGCAAAAGGCAGCGATTCCTTCCAGAGCCTTGAGCAAATCGAGCGCCAGCATATCTTAACCGTACTAAATTATACAAACGGCTGCCGTACCCGGGCGGCGGAAATTCTGGGCATCGGCCGAAAGACCCTTTACCGGAAACTGCAATCCAAGCAATAA